From Salinibacterium sp. ZJ450, one genomic window encodes:
- a CDS encoding RNA methyltransferase: protein MRIVQIDDLDHEGLSDYTQLTDVALRRVREPEGGLYIAESTKVIQRALAAGHQPRSVLLQDKWLGDVAPFLESYDVTVYLAEPELLERLIGFNLHRGALAAMHRPPLPSVDDILRDARRVVVLEDIVDHTNVGAIFRSVAGLGADAVLISPRCADPLYRRSVRVSMGTVLQVPWTRIPEWPEAADVLHAAGFEVAALALTDDAVPLDEYAASAPDRVALLLGSEGDGLTHSALAGADRVVTIPMLHGVDSLNVASASAVALWALRLPAAASA, encoded by the coding sequence GTGCGAATTGTGCAGATCGACGACCTCGATCACGAGGGCCTCAGCGACTACACGCAGCTGACGGATGTCGCGTTGCGGCGCGTGCGGGAGCCGGAGGGTGGCCTGTACATCGCCGAGTCGACCAAGGTGATCCAGCGTGCCCTTGCGGCCGGACACCAGCCGCGTTCGGTGCTGCTGCAGGACAAGTGGCTCGGCGACGTTGCCCCGTTCCTCGAGAGCTACGACGTGACCGTGTACCTGGCCGAACCGGAGCTGCTGGAGCGGCTGATCGGGTTCAACCTGCACCGCGGTGCCCTCGCCGCGATGCACCGTCCGCCGCTGCCGTCGGTTGACGACATCCTGCGCGACGCCCGCCGGGTGGTGGTGCTGGAAGACATCGTCGACCACACCAACGTCGGGGCCATTTTCCGCAGTGTCGCCGGGCTCGGCGCGGACGCGGTGCTGATCAGCCCCCGCTGCGCCGACCCGCTGTACCGGCGCAGCGTGCGCGTGAGCATGGGCACCGTGCTGCAGGTGCCGTGGACGCGCATTCCGGAATGGCCGGAAGCCGCCGATGTGCTGCACGCCGCGGGCTTCGAAGTGGCGGCTCTGGCGCTGACCGATGACGCCGTGCCGCTCGATGAGTACGCGGCATCCGCCCCTGACCGGGTGGCGCTGCTGCTCGGGTCGGAGGGCGATGGTCTCACCCATTCGGCGTTGGCCGGCGCCGATCGGGTGGTGACGATCCCGATGCTGCACGGGGTGGATTCGCTGAACGTGGCGTCGGCGAGTGCCGTCGCGCTCTGGGCGCTGCGGCTGCCGGCCGCGGCGTCTGCCTGA
- a CDS encoding protealysin inhibitor emfourin, with protein sequence MKVIVVRTGGFAGLRATWELQVDDQPDAPRWSAFLHDLPWDDVPPAPQLPDRYIYRIRCEPHEVVLTEPQVQGPWRELVDRVRAANEESR encoded by the coding sequence ATGAAGGTGATCGTGGTGCGCACCGGCGGCTTCGCCGGGCTCCGCGCCACCTGGGAGCTGCAGGTCGACGACCAGCCGGACGCCCCCCGATGGTCGGCGTTCCTGCACGACCTGCCGTGGGACGACGTGCCGCCCGCCCCGCAGCTGCCCGACCGCTACATCTACCGGATCCGCTGCGAACCGCACGAGGTGGTGCTCACCGAACCCCAGGTGCAGGGACCGTGGCGGGAGCTCGTCGACCGGGTGCGAGCGGCGAACGAGGAATCCCGCTAA
- a CDS encoding M4 family metallopeptidase, which yields MAATPHPAVRRSIVPPYLLARLARVDDPRFAVAADAARQSLLTDVPLRGIREGEPPAHPRRGAMPAPDREPGLPQRWISDAAGLEILPGRLVRSEGNPATGDPAVDEAYDGLGHTHALFWTQFGLDSIDGVGLPLEASVHYGHHYDNAFWDGRRMVFGDGDGEVFTRFTASLSVIGHELAHGVIQYSANLPYQGQSGALNESISDVFGALVEQHALGQDVASASWLIGEGLFTDQVEGRAIRSMKAPGTAYDDDVLGTDPQPASMDGYIDTDEDNGGVHLNSGIPNRAFYLVADALGGNAWEAAGHIWFDTVMRDDLPTTVDFAGFARATIEVAAERHGAGSREADAVVVAWESVGVLLPAERSE from the coding sequence ATGGCAGCCACACCGCATCCCGCCGTTCGTCGCAGCATCGTGCCGCCGTATCTGCTGGCCAGGCTGGCCCGGGTCGACGACCCGCGGTTCGCGGTGGCAGCCGACGCAGCCCGCCAGTCGTTGCTGACGGATGTCCCGCTGCGCGGCATCCGCGAGGGTGAACCGCCCGCGCATCCGAGGCGAGGCGCCATGCCCGCGCCGGACCGGGAGCCCGGCCTGCCGCAGCGATGGATTTCGGATGCCGCGGGACTCGAGATCCTGCCCGGGCGGCTGGTGCGGAGCGAGGGTAACCCGGCCACCGGTGATCCCGCGGTCGATGAGGCGTATGACGGTCTCGGCCATACCCACGCGCTGTTCTGGACCCAGTTCGGCCTCGACTCCATCGACGGGGTCGGCCTGCCGCTGGAGGCGAGCGTGCACTACGGGCACCACTACGACAACGCGTTCTGGGACGGCCGGCGCATGGTCTTCGGTGACGGAGACGGCGAGGTATTCACCCGGTTCACCGCGTCGCTCAGCGTGATCGGGCATGAGCTGGCGCACGGCGTCATCCAGTACAGCGCCAACCTGCCGTATCAGGGTCAGTCCGGCGCGTTGAACGAGTCGATCTCCGACGTCTTCGGCGCGCTGGTGGAGCAGCACGCGCTCGGTCAGGATGTGGCCAGCGCGAGCTGGCTGATCGGCGAGGGCCTGTTCACCGACCAGGTGGAAGGCCGGGCCATCCGGTCGATGAAGGCGCCGGGCACCGCGTACGACGACGACGTGCTGGGCACCGACCCGCAACCGGCCAGCATGGACGGCTACATCGACACCGACGAGGACAACGGCGGGGTGCACCTAAACTCCGGCATCCCGAATCGGGCGTTCTACCTGGTGGCCGATGCCCTCGGCGGCAACGCCTGGGAGGCCGCCGGGCACATCTGGTTCGACACGGTGATGCGCGACGACCTGCCGACGACGGTCGATTTCGCCGGCTTCGCGCGCGCCACCATCGAGGTCGCCGCGGAACGCCACGGCGCGGGCTCGCGCGAGGCCGATGCGGTGGTGGTGGCGTGGGAGAGCGTGGGGGTACTGCTGCCGGCGGAACGGTCGGAGTAG
- a CDS encoding Sir2 family NAD-dependent protein deacetylase — MIIHASHELDAQADAAADMLSGRITAVLTGAGLSTDSGIPDYRGEGALPRNPMTYQQFLADLRYRKRYWAGSHLGWKRFSSVHPNPGHEALASLEQAGLTNGVITQNVDGLHLAAGSQRVVDLHGTMDRVGCLVCGQIYARDAIAARISADNPWLEAPDAVRLAPDGDVEVSDIDAFVLPECTVCGGMLKPQVVFFGELVPTEKFAEARSMVLAASAFIVAGSSLAVNSGIRLLEQARRRHMPIVIINRGPTKGDGRSVLKIDAGTTEILTRLRDRLV; from the coding sequence ATGATCATCCACGCCAGTCACGAGCTCGATGCGCAAGCCGACGCCGCCGCCGACATGCTGAGCGGCCGCATCACCGCGGTGCTCACCGGCGCGGGGCTGAGCACCGACTCCGGCATCCCGGACTACCGGGGTGAGGGGGCGTTGCCGCGCAATCCGATGACCTACCAGCAGTTTCTGGCCGACCTGCGCTACCGCAAGCGTTACTGGGCGGGCAGTCACCTGGGCTGGAAGCGGTTCTCGAGCGTGCACCCGAACCCGGGGCACGAGGCGCTCGCCAGCCTGGAGCAGGCGGGCCTCACCAACGGGGTGATCACCCAGAACGTGGACGGCCTGCACCTGGCAGCCGGATCGCAGCGCGTGGTCGACCTGCACGGCACGATGGACCGGGTGGGGTGCCTGGTCTGCGGGCAGATCTACGCGCGCGACGCCATCGCCGCGCGGATCAGCGCGGACAACCCCTGGCTGGAAGCACCGGACGCGGTGCGGCTGGCGCCGGACGGGGACGTCGAGGTCAGCGACATCGACGCGTTCGTGCTGCCGGAGTGCACGGTCTGCGGCGGGATGCTGAAACCGCAGGTGGTGTTCTTCGGCGAGCTGGTGCCCACCGAGAAGTTCGCGGAGGCACGGTCGATGGTGCTGGCCGCGTCGGCGTTCATCGTCGCCGGCTCGTCGCTGGCGGTGAACTCCGGAATCCGCTTACTGGAGCAGGCCAGGCGCCGGCACATGCCGATCGTGATCATCAACCGCGGACCGACCAAGGGCGACGGCCGCTCGGTGCTGAAGATCGACGCCGGAACCACCGAGATCCTCACCCGCCTGCGCGACCGGCTGGTCTGA